GATTAAAATTAGCTAGAAGATGGGGATATGTTAAAAAGGGGATTCctgaaaatgaagcaatCGTTTTGTCAGCTACAAACAATTTCCACGGTAGAACATTGGGTGTTATTTCAATGTCTACTGATCCTGATGCTACAACCAATTTTGGTCCTGCTTTACCGAATGTTGGTCCTCAAATTCCCGGAGAACCAAAGGGAACATTGTTGCGGTATGGAGTAATcgaagatgttgaaaaggCGTTTGCTAATGCTGGTGATAAAATAGCTGCTATATTACTAGAACCAATTCAAGGTGAAGCTGGTATTGTTGTACCACCACCTGATTATTTACCTCgtgttcaacaattgtgtAAACAACATAatgtgttgttgatttgtgATGAAATTCAAACTGGTATTGCCAGAACTGGGAAAATGTTATGTTATGAACATTCCGAGGGAGTCAAACCTGATATTATCTTGTTGGGAAAAGCCATTTCTGGAGGTGTTGTACCAGTGTCGGCTgtattatcatcaaaagaaatcatGTTGACCTTGGAACCAGGATCCCATGGATCTACATACGGTGGTAACCCATTAGCATGTAGAGTAGCCATTGCCGCTTTACAAGTGATTATAGACGAAAACTTAGTTGAAAGATCACAAAAACTAGGtgacttgttgaaatcagaattgattaaacttcaacaagaaaGTAATGGTATCATCAGTGAAGTTAGAGGTAAAGGTTTGTTGTCAGCTATAGTTATTGATGAGTCCAAGACCAATGGTAAAACTGCCTGGgatttgtgtttgttgatgaaggaTCATGGAGTATTGGCTAAACCAACTCATGATAATATTATTAGATTAGCCCCACCTTTGATTATTAGTGAAGAAGACTTATTGAAAGGAGTTGACTCAATTAGAAAATCTTTAAAAGAGTTGAGcaaatgaaaagaagaaaacaaaaataacCTACAAAATATGAAATTTGTataataaatttttcataatttaaatttattaaaactatttgaaaactttatAAAGctagaaaagaataaaagTTAGTAACGAAACTCAATTAAAAGTAAATCTCCTTCGcttattttgttgttgcagctgtcgctgttgttgttgattttgatccATATTAAATTCAGAAAACAATGTTGGATTGGGAAAATTTTCTGCACCGTACAAAAATATTGCACTACGGATGAGCTGAGTTTATCATGATTCATCATAAACATATGATCAAAACCAActccaaaaagaaaaaagcaaaaacctttaaaaaataaaaaacatACCTTAACCCGATGGTTCATCAAATGGATGAAATATAAACCCTGTTTGCGACATCACCTCACCCAATAGATAACACCAACCCCgtttgaaattgtggtagtgcttgttgttgttggggATGGTGATGCACACTCAAAGCAAAGCAAACTCCAATCCTCGAACTTACTTTTATACTTATTGGCCACCCCGTGTTGGTTTTCCCGTTCTCAAAACACCATTGAGTCCATAACCATCACAAATCAAACTAAATGTCAAATTCCCACTGCCAAGTTACTCCTCTCCAACTTGTACGCCGTTGCTGCAAAAATCAtgatccaatttgaatctaCAAATTCAATGTGAAAGTTGGATGTATTATCCATCCATATTCCGCATTTGACTTGTAGTAAAATTCCTACACTGGAATCCAAATCTCCCAACGACTTCAGCTGCATTAGACTTGGGCGGTCCAATTATAAAATGGCTTACGAGCAACTTCTTCGTAGGTCATTCAAATAGCTTCTCCTTGTTGGTAATTGGAATTTAAAATGGACCAGCGCACTTCTAACCTTTTCCCGTAATCAATTGCATCTCGTTGCAGTAGTTCTGACTACTGACGGTTCATTCTGAGTGAAGTTTCAAGTGAAGTTGTACTtaattgaaagaaaaaagttgaaaggaaattggttcaaaaattccagttgaaaaatttttcaattctaTTTATATAGTAAGCAAGAGGAAGAGCAGGAAGAGCATCGCgtatgaaatttttcagtgTCGTGAAAACCAGTTGGTTGATTGTCGCATTCTGTATAGTTTTGAAACGCGACACTCAAACAGTTCACGGAATTACacgaaaacaaaacaaaaagattgTTACGGAGATTAATTTCCGTATAGTGCCTAATGTTTGTTATTATAATACAACGCACTCCGATTACCAGTAATCAAAGTACATCTTATATATATGCTATCTCCTAACAATAGCCTCACTTATGCCGTGCAATCCTCTTGTGTCTACTAATTCACTTACTGTTCCGTTTTTCTTCTATTCTATAAAATGATATCCTCTCGTGGAGCGGTATATATCATGTAATTGCATGTGAATACATTATTTTGAACCGAGGATGTGGTACTGCATATAACCTCAGAGTAAAATcatttttctctttcttttttttggtgGGGAAACATTAAGACAGACAGACAGACATACAACTACAGGGCAAATCGAAATTTAAATCATACGAAAAGGTATTACTAATTCATCTTTTCATCAGTCCACGCCTTCAAAGGAAGCTAAAATACTATTGAAAGAACTTTATTATagtcttcttcttcttcttctactactactactactactgctaaaacaacaactatTACCacacaatttttcaagatgTCATTTGTTGGTGGAGGATCAGAATGTGCTGTTAACAACAATGTTGTTTCTCAACTCAACAAACACACTCAACAAGATAGATCTTTACAGCAGCAAGCTTCTCAACCCCTTGGCGGTgtgattcaaaatcaggGTTTTAAAAGAGATAACTTGATTAATGCTAGAGATAGACAAAATTTAGATCAATTTATGAATAATGCGGCACCTCAAGGTGCATCGtttcagtttcaacaaatgagACACGAGTTGAATACTATGCATCAGCATCCGTCTGctcagcaacagcagcagcagcagcagaaTAACTGGTCACAGGATtttaaacaacaatctcatTCACCAGTACCACAAGTTGCTTCACCAATGGTGAAAAATGCTGCTCCCGTTAATACCCAGTGGGCTAATGAGTTTCAAGCTGCTCCGCAACAGCCACAAACTTTGCAACAGCATCAGAACCAACATCAGcataatcaacaattttcgAGGTATGGTGGTGCACCAATGATGTCGTATCGTCCTATGATGGGTAGTTCTATGGGCATGTCTGCgtaccaacaacaacaacaacaacaaccacagGTGCAGAGGCAAAGCCAAGAACAAACACAAGATACTGAACAGCAAGTTGACTGGGATGATCAATTTAAAAAGATCGAAGAACTTTCAGAACAAgctaaagaagaagcaaaagtTGCTGATGACAAAGATGATATaatcattgatgataaataCCAAGCCACTTTTCAAGAAGTTTGGGATAGTCTCAATTCTGaagcatttgaaaatgattttattgaaCGACAATAtgaagatttcaaaagtacCCAAGGTGAAACTTTCCCACCAGATATGAATCTTTGGGAAAGGgattttgccaaatatGCATCAACAAGAGCACATTTTGGTGATTATAAATTCGAAGATGCCAagaacaatcaattttttgactTACCAGCAGATCAAGATCCTTATCAAATTGGTATCCAATTGATGGAAAATGGCGCCAAATTATCTGAAGCGGCATTGGCATTTGAAGCGGCAATTCAGaaagatcaaaatcatGTTGATGCgtggttgaaattgggtGAAGTTCAAActcaaaatgaaaaggaaattgcCGGTATTACTGCTTTGGAAAAATGTCTTGAGTTACATCCAGAAAATTCGGAAGCATTAATGAATTTAGCTATTTCATATATTAACGAGGGTTATGATAATGCTGCTTTTGCTACTTTAGAAAGATGGATTTCTACAAAGTATCCTCAAATTGCTGAACAAGCAAGAAGAGAAAACCCTGAATTAACTGATGAGGATAGATTCTCATTGAATAAGAGAGTTACCGacttgtttttgaaagcaGCCCAATTATCACCAGACGGTGCTAGTATGGATGCAGACGTACAAATGGGATTAGGTGTCTTATTTTATGCCAATGAAGATTTCGACAAGActattgattgttttaaagCTGCGTTGTCAATCAGACCCAATGACCCCATCTTGTGGAATAGATTAGGTGCATCATTAGCCAACTCCAATAAATCAGAAGAAGCTGTTGATGCATATTTCAAAGcattacaattgaaaccaacATTTGTACGAGCAAGATATAATTTGGGTGTTTCTTGTATAAATATTGGTTGTTATAAAGAAGCTGCTGAACATCTTTTGTCTGGATTGTCTATGCATCAAGTTGAAGGTGTTGATTCtggttcttcttcattgaatCATAATCAATCTACTGCATTAACTGAAACATTGAAAAGAGCATTTATTGCTATGGAAAGAAGAGATTTGGTCGAATTGGTTAAACCAAATATggatttgaatcaatttagAGGTGAATTTAACTTCTAGGTGGGGGGAGCTTGGTGGTAttcatatatatatatattatatatatatatgtttATATAGtaatgataatgaaaataGGAAATGATAATATGTTGCTGTAGAAAAATGATTCATGGACCCTTCCATTTGCTACCATTTGGTATTAGTCATTTTTTGACTTTGAgtgaataaaaaaaattgcaaaaactCTGGAGATAATTTGAAGTTTCTGATTACTCAACTGACAGATCTTTAACAGTAAAGGAGCACCCTAAAATAATGACGTTTCCTATATTACCATTCCTTTCATCTCCCGAAGATCCACAATTTGATAACTTGAGCATCACAGGACAAGTTTTGTTTCCATATGACTCACTCAAATTGAGTAAACACTGGatacaacaatttccaTCACAATTGGCCATATTCGTACAAGTTGATAAGGATATTACTGTGGACCAAATTACCGAATTATTGAACCTAGGCGTTGAGAGAGTattcttgtttgatgagTCACAGTATGAGTCAGTTTTAAGTGCTGGATTGCCTGAAGATAGATTTGCAGGCCCTGTATTGCAATCTAATCTGTCATTAATTGTtagtgaaaaattgggtgatttaaaaaaatacaacaatgATGAGAACAGAGATGTATATTTCGATTTGACTGGAGGTAATATATCtcaagatgaagttgatgaattagCTAAATTGGGATACACCATCATACTACCATCAAACACCCTAGTcacaaagaaacaagaacCTGGTAAAGtatcaatttcttccaCATTTGTTAATACTTTGGTCACTGATAGACAAGATGGGTTATTCACCACATTAATCACATCTCCAGCACCACAATACACAGCATTAGGTATTGTCTATTCTTCAAAAGAATCCATAATTGCtgccattgatgaaaaagttggagtatatcaatcaagaaagaGGACCCATGAGTTATGGTACAAGGGCAAAACTAGTGGTGCTACTCAAAAGCTTCTTCAAGTTTCCAAAGATTGTGATTCCGATGTTGTTAAATTCATGGTGGAAAATCGTAAAGGATATGGATTTTGTCATAAAGCTAGTAAGTATACTTGTTTTGGTGACAATTTACAATCTAATGGACATGGGTTATCGAAATTGGATGCTACTCTACAAGatagatttgaaaatgctCCTGAAGGATCATACACCAAAAGATTGTTTAATGACGAATCGTTACTTATTgctaaattgaaagaagaattggatgaattgattgatgcaAAGGATAATCAAGATGAAGTTGCTTGGGAAGCGGCTGATTTATTATACTTCGTCATGTGTTGGTGTATTAAAAATGGAGTTAGATTAAGTGACGTTGAAAAGAATCTTGACATCAAGTCGTTGAAAGtgacaagaagaaaaggtGATGCTAAGCCAGcatatttggaaaagaaagagaagaatGGGCCAGAACAAAAGAAGCCAAAGACTCAAGAAGATGCAGATTATCAATTGGAGGTTATTGATGCTAGCGATTTATCTTCTCCAGGTATTGCTAAAGCCATGACCAGACCAGCCCAAAAGACATCTGAAATTATGAAATTAGTGTTGccaattattgaaaatgtaaaGTCCAACGGAGATAAAgcattgttggaattgacAGCAAAATTTGATGGTGTTACATTAGACACACCAGTACTCAAAGCACCATTCCCTGAATCACTCATGAACATCTCTCAAGAAATGAAGAATGCtattgatttatcaatgtccaatattgaaaaattccaTGCTGCTCAATTACCAAAAGAGGCAGTCATGACAGTTGAAACAGCACCCGGTGTCTATTGTTCCAGATTTGCCAAgccaattgaaaatgtcgGACTTTATGTACCTGGAGGTACTGCCGTCTTGCCCTCAACGGCAATGATGTTGGGTGTGCCAGCAAAAGTAGCTGGTTGTAAAAACATTGTTATTGCTTCGCCACCGTCAAGAAGCACGGGTCAATTAACACCCGAGGTGGTGTATGTTGCTCATAAACTAGGTGCTTCATGTATTGTTATGGCTGGCGGTGCACAAGCTATAACAGCATTGGCTTATGGTACCGAATCAGTTATAAAATGTGACAAGATTTTGGGTCCTGgtaatcaatttgttacTGCTGCCAAGATgtatattcaaaatgataCACAAGCCTTGTGTTCAATTGACATGCCTGCGGGACCAAGTGAAGTATTGGTGATTGCTGATGAAAATGCCGATGCTGATTTTGTAGCTAGTGATTTATTATCACAAGCTGAACACGGGGTTGATTCCCAGGTCATATTAATAGGAGTTGGTTTATCTGCTGCCAAGTTGCaagaatttcaacaagCAGTGACAAAACAAGCTTCAGCCCTaccaagaaaagaaattgttgccAAATGTTTATCTCATTCATACATTTTACTTACCAAATCATATCAAGATGCATTTGACTTATCCAATCAATACGCACCagaacatttgattttacaaatcaacaatgctGCCTCGTATGTTCCCGACTACATTGAAAATGCCGGTTCAGTGTTTGTTGGTGCATTATCACCAGAATCTTGTGGTGATTATTCAAGTGGTACTAATCATACATTGCCCACTTATGGTTACGCTAGACAATACTCTGGTGTCAATACGGCAACTTTTCAGAAATTCATCACTTCTCAAGACGTTACTAAACAAGGGTTGCAAAGTATTGGTAAAGCAGTTATGACTTTGGCTGCAGTTGAAGGATTGGAAGCTCATAGAAGAGCAGTTGAAGTTAGAATGGAAAAATTGGGACTACTTTGAAGAATCattttttaatttaatattgatttaatttgtaaataaatatatatatcctTAGGTTAATCAAAAAAGTATAGATCATCTAAAGCTCTCTTCACCAGTTCAATTCACTTCGTTTTCCACTAGCACAATCAAGTGATTGACAAATTCCTTCCAATTCGTCAAGATctttattcttcttcagtcCAGGAATAGCAGCAGGATCAATTGGTCTACCTCCATTTGCATTCTCCAATTCAAGATGTTTCTTGATAGCGTCCCTAaccaaattttgataatacAAGACGCCATTTTCCTTTTGGGGGTGTAAATAACCTGAACTATAAATTCcttcattcaaattttgttgtgtcAATTGACACAAGTtataatcttcaatttcaacttgttgtaaaaaatcaacaaattcagtCTTGGTTGCTTCATCTATTCCCTTTTTGGTATAAATATCATATTGTAACGTTGTTTTGGTGGCACTTAATGGCAATACTCGGATTGAGTACCATGCTGGAGAGTAACAATTGACTCCATTATTGGGGAACAAGTATACCCATAATCCATCAAACTCACCACCTTTATTACCACTAGACCTCTTCAGTGGTGGAGCAACCGCCTCTTGTGTCCCTTTCTTACCAAAACCAAACCATGAAGAACTTTCTTTGACTATCTCTTTCTCCTCCTTCGGCTCTTCTCTAACTATAGTTGCATAATGACGACAATATCTATTTTTGGGAACAACTTTATATGTCTCCATCTTGAAAGCAGAATTCAATCCAGGATGAGCAACAGGACAATGATAGCATTCTTGATATCCATCCATCAatgttttccaattgaaatctCCATGTAATTCATAACTCATATGGTattcataatcatcaaaatcaaattcattcaattcagtGGTCAAGCCACTAAAccaatcatcaaatggCATGGGATCTCTACTGAAATTAACAAACACCAAACCTTGTGGAGTTACATGCATGTTGATTGGATATAAGGAGTTTTCTGATTTGTCAAATCCTTCGacattatcaaattgaggTGCGTTGGATAATTTACCGTTGGAGTTGTAACTCCATCCATGGTATTTACACGTGAGGACAGTACTGGTACCTGATTGCTTTTGAACAACGGGAAACGCACGATGACGGCAAACATTATGGAACGCTTTCAACCCCCCATCTCTTGACTTGATTataaaaaatttgatcCCAGTAACTTGAAAAGAATAGTAGTCTCCCGGTTTGGTGAATCTTGATTTATGAATACAAAATAACCATGAGTTATGGAATATGGCTCGCTTTTCTAAATTAAAGATGTTTTCATTAAACCACCAACTTGCAGGTAAGGTATGTTCACCAGCTAACAATGGTGGTTGCGCTGTGGTAACTTTAACAtctgctgttgttgtttttgttgttgttgcgtCGGGTGATAATTGAGATGCACCAAAGTCTGGTCTGGAAGTAACTTGAGCTGGAGTCATGATTAAAATATGTAATGAAGAATGATTCTGATGTAAGAAAAAGACCAATgtaaaaaatcaaaaccaatcATGATATTTGGAAATGATATTTATAGCTAGGAGATCTGTAAATGTGGAGAGATCTGTGAAGTAGCCAGCTTGGATAAAAATACCTTAATTggtaaaaaaaattggggAAACCAAAACGTAGTTTATATGCTTATCAGTAATCTAATGTGACTACGGTAATTtacctttttttttgcaactttgaaatttcaaaaacgtTCAACCCTCTCCCTATTGTTTCTACTCTAAAACCTAACAATAGACAGTTGCTCAATACTTTTAAGAGTAGAGTTGgcttttcaaaataagCAAGAATAGTCATAGTGCCGTAGGGAAACCTAATTTTGAAGTCATGCTTCGTATTGCATGAAAACACAGTAGGACAAACTCTTACCCTAAAACAAAAGTTGTAAATGGGGCAATAGTAACTTCTCAATATTGAAGTGGTGTtctattgatgaatggGATCAcatcaatttattgaagagGTGGGCTCGAATGTGCATAGTTATGTTGATCTTCTAACGCCAAATGGCACATCCAACTTTGTGCCACTATCGCTTATCTCTCTCCCCATAAAAAGACGCAACTGCGCAACTCACtcacaaatcaaaaagagATAAAGATAAACAATATTACCAAATGTGCTCCAGGAGTATGATTCCGTTATCTATCTTCTGAATGACTATGTTATCTCCATCCTACATTGCCACAGAGAAGTACCCAATGGAATTTCCTCAATTAATAAACGTAATTTCGCTATTGCGTTCAATTATTTGCAAGTTTCTTATTCAACTGGGACTTCTCCTGTTCGCTGATGCGGTAAACATAATTTTACAATTCCATTATCTATATTATTACAAATTTTATAAACTCAAACAATCAGTACAATCTTCTCAAGACTCCCAAATCCTAGCTCTCCTCGACTGCTAGCTCTCCTCAATTTATATGCTTTCGCAGgctttcaaatctttcaagtATCGCAATAATCTAACAATCTCTTTTCCTAAACCGGtatcaattgttggtgCCAAAAAGGTATCCAAAGTCAAATTAATATCAGGTATGATCCTCGGAAACGCATAACAATcagtcaattgattcattaaaTCAGCATTTCGATAATCAGTTTCACCAGAATACTCAATGTTCTTAGCCACCACGGCATTTTCCACTAATGAATTAACCACAATAAGAGCTTTGGTTAAACATGATGATAATATTGTATGTTCAGGTGATTCCTTTGGGAATTTACCCGTTTCTGAAGCCAATGCAACCACAATTCGAACGAAATTTCCTAAAATCAACTCTCGATTATACAAGATCCAAAATAACGAAATCTTGTCGGAGAATGTGTGCAAGTCATTGATTGGGGCCATGTCGATAATCAACTTAACTCCAAAAAACATTTGTGATATAGTTGGTGCTCGAAGAAAtataaattttgaaaattcaaaactatTGGCATCAAAGGGAATAATACTCATTAACAGTTGAAATGCTCTTGTTAATAACACACCATTTTTCAAGTCCTTGGCACTTTCACCTAGGtacaaattgatcaattttctGGTGTGTTCTTGATCATGTTgtgaaacaacaaaactatTGACATAGCTTGTAGTCAACcccaaattcaaacttcCCGTTAATACAGCATGTAACAACGATCGATTGAATGGTTCTCTAACTaacaatttggtgaatGCATCAATggcaaatgaaaaatatgaATGAGTGTCAAGATTACATCTTGGAATAGTCCATACTTTCTTTATACCAGGTCCAAAACTAGTAATCAACACAAATGAAAGGAAAGCTTCTTCTAATGATCGTAAATGTACAAAGTAGGCAATGTTATCCAACATCAAAAGACAATCTTTGAGCAAACATAACCTTTTCCTACTAAACATAAATTTATCTCGATGCATGGCGATATTTTTGACTGTTGAAAATAACAAGTCTTTGAACAATCCATTGTTGGCCAAAActtctttattgaattcGGAAAATGAAATATTTCTTAAAATCATAGTAATGGTGatcaactcatcaattAAAAACACTTGATTATCAGTTGCACTCTTTGTTTGTAATTTACTAAAGTGGTTCCTATTCTCCAGCTTGAAGTTTTGTAAAGCAGTTGAGTAATCGTCAATGTGGAATTCTTCTGGTTCTTCTGAATGAGAAGAAGGCGGTGGAGAAGATTGTGGTGTCCCGGAATCGTTTTCACTggtgaaatcaaataaattattaatttgatcttcatct
The Candida orthopsilosis Co 90-125, chromosome 5 draft sequence genome window above contains:
- a CDS encoding Car2 ornithine aminotransferase — encoded protein: MPSSTTPDFKVSSKQAQDYESQYSAHNYHPLPVVFSKASGAHVWDPEGKEYLDFLSAYSAVNQGHCHPKIIEALIDQASKLTLCSRAFSSDVFGVYAKYITEYFNYEMVLPMNTGAEAVETGLKLARRWGYVKKGIPENEAIVLSATNNFHGRTLGVISMSTDPDATTNFGPALPNVGPQIPGEPKGTLLRYGVIEDVEKAFANAGDKIAAILLEPIQGEAGIVVPPPDYLPRVQQLCKQHNVLLICDEIQTGIARTGKMLCYEHSEGVKPDIILLGKAISGGVVPVSAVLSSKEIMLTLEPGSHGSTYGGNPLACRVAIAALQVIIDENLVERSQKLGDLLKSELIKLQQESNGIISEVRGKGLLSAIVIDESKTNGKTAWDLCLLMKDHGVLAKPTHDNIIRLAPPLIISEEDLLKGVDSIRKSLKELSK
- a CDS encoding Pex5 Pex5p family protein, with product MSFVGGGSECAVNNNVVSQLNKHTQQDRSLQQQASQPLGGVIQNQGFKRDNLINARDRQNLDQFMNNAAPQGASFQFQQMRHELNTMHQHPSAQQQQQQQQNNWSQDFKQQSHSPVPQVASPMVKNAAPVNTQWANEFQAAPQQPQTLQQHQNQHQHNQQFSRYGGAPMMSYRPMMGSSMGMSAYQQQQQQQPQVQRQSQEQTQDTEQQVDWDDQFKKIEELSEQAKEEAKVADDKDDIIIDDKYQATFQEVWDSLNSEAFENDFIERQYEDFKSTQGETFPPDMNLWERDFAKYASTRAHFGDYKFEDAKNNQFFDLPADQDPYQIGIQLMENGAKLSEAALAFEAAIQKDQNHVDAWLKLGEVQTQNEKEIAGITALEKCLELHPENSEALMNLAISYINEGYDNAAFATLERWISTKYPQIAEQARRENPELTDEDRFSLNKRVTDLFLKAAQLSPDGASMDADVQMGLGVLFYANEDFDKTIDCFKAALSIRPNDPILWNRLGASLANSNKSEEAVDAYFKALQLKPTFVRARYNLGVSCINIGCYKEAAEHLLSGLSMHQVEGVDSGSSSLNHNQSTALTETLKRAFIAMERRDLVELVKPNMDLNQFRGEFNF
- a CDS encoding His4 protein (multifunctional enzyme: catalyzes three steps of histidine biosynthesis, with phosphoribosyl-AMP cyclohydrolase, phosphoribosyl-ATP diphosphatase, and histidinol dehydrogenase activities); protein product: MTFPILPFLSSPEDPQFDNLSITGQVLFPYDSLKLSKHWIQQFPSQLAIFVQVDKDITVDQITELLNLGVERVFLFDESQYESVLSAGLPEDRFAGPVLQSNSSLIVSEKLGDLKKYNNDENRDVYFDLTGGNISQDEVDELAKLGYTIILPSNTLVTKKQEPGKVSISSTFVNTLVTDRQDGLFTTLITSPAPQYTALGIVYSSKESIIAAIDEKVGVYQSRKRTHELWYKGKTSGATQKLLQVSKDCDSDVVKFMVENRKGYGFCHKASKYTCFGDNLQSNGHGLSKLDATLQDRFENAPEGSYTKRLFNDESLLIAKLKEELDELIDAKDNQDEVAWEAADLLYFVMCWCIKNGVRLSDVEKNLDIKSLKVTRRKGDAKPAYLEKKEKNGPEQKKPKTQEDADYQLEVIDASDLSSPGIAKAMTRPAQKTSEIMKLVLPIIENVKSNGDKALLELTAKFDGVTLDTPVLKAPFPESLMNISQEMKNAIDLSMSNIEKFHAAQLPKEAVMTVETAPGVYCSRFAKPIENVGLYVPGGTAVLPSTAMMLGVPAKVAGCKNIVIASPPSRSTGQLTPEVVYVAHKLGASCIVMAGGAQAITALAYGTESVIKCDKILGPGNQFVTAAKMYIQNDTQALCSIDMPAGPSEVLVIADENADADFVASDLLSQAEHGVDSQVILIGVGLSAAKLQEFQQAVTKQASALPRKEIVAKCLSHSYILLTKSYQDAFDLSNQYAPEHLILQINNAASYVPDYIENAGSVFVGALSPESCGDYSSGTNHTLPTYGYARQYSGVNTATFQKFITSQDVTKQGLQSIGKAVMTLAAVEGLEAHRRAVEVRMEKLGLL